From one bacterium genomic stretch:
- a CDS encoding HTH domain-containing protein — MAKKWTPSEEKYLLENYGKVPMAELADRFGVTRKAISAKLDKLRQTHGIDPVGARERATARQRRQAQLNEKVPQTGGANPRKIPLVGVITHPQVENLPAVEPAGLAATSNVVKTAQGWQPLMVSKKRVTR; from the coding sequence ATGGCTAAGAAGTGGACCCCTTCTGAAGAGAAGTACTTGCTGGAAAATTATGGAAAAGTTCCGATGGCGGAACTCGCCGACCGTTTTGGCGTGACCAGGAAAGCAATCAGCGCCAAACTTGACAAGCTTCGTCAGACGCACGGTATCGATCCGGTTGGTGCGCGGGAACGTGCCACCGCCCGACAGCGTCGTCAAGCTCAGTTGAATGAGAAGGTTCCGCAAACAGGCGGTGCTAATCCGCGTAAGATTCCGCTCGTCGGCGTCATTACGCATCCGCAGGTTGAGAATCTGCCCGCCGTTGAGCCTGCGGGATTGGCGGCGACTTCAAACGTTGTAAAAACTGCGCAAGGCTGGCAACCGCTCATGGTCTCAAAGAAGAGGGTGACGCGGTAA